One stretch of Jiangella gansuensis DSM 44835 DNA includes these proteins:
- a CDS encoding NAD(P)-dependent alcohol dehydrogenase — MKAMIRDTYGPPAQLRLADIDPPEIGAGDVLIRVHAAGVDQAVWHLVTGLPYLARLGGFGVRRPKNRVPGADVAGRVEAVGRDVTTLRPGDEVFGTCDGAFAEYARAAADAVVPKPADVTFEQAASVPTSACAALQALRDKGRVQAGQRVLVIGAGGGVGSFAVQLAVAMGAEVTGVCSAGKADLVRSLGATEVVDYTRTDVTTGERRFDVIVDIAGHRPLRRLRRVLNRHGRLVIVGSEGGGRWIQGMDRQLRAIALSPFVSQHLGTLISAERSEDLRHLAELMAAGTVVPAVDRTFPLADLPAAIQTLRNGQVRGKVVVVP; from the coding sequence ATGAAGGCGATGATTCGCGACACCTACGGCCCGCCCGCCCAGCTGCGGCTGGCCGACATCGACCCACCCGAGATCGGCGCCGGTGACGTCCTGATCAGGGTCCACGCCGCCGGTGTCGACCAAGCCGTCTGGCATCTCGTCACCGGGCTGCCCTACCTCGCTCGGCTGGGAGGCTTCGGTGTGCGCCGGCCGAAGAACCGAGTCCCGGGCGCCGACGTCGCCGGCCGAGTCGAGGCGGTCGGCCGCGACGTGACCACGCTGCGCCCGGGCGACGAGGTCTTCGGCACCTGCGACGGAGCCTTCGCGGAGTACGCGCGGGCCGCGGCCGACGCCGTCGTGCCGAAACCGGCGGACGTGACGTTCGAGCAGGCGGCGTCCGTCCCGACGTCGGCCTGCGCGGCCTTGCAGGCGCTGCGCGACAAGGGCCGGGTGCAGGCCGGCCAGCGGGTGCTGGTGATCGGCGCCGGCGGCGGCGTCGGGTCGTTCGCCGTCCAGCTCGCCGTCGCCATGGGTGCGGAGGTCACCGGCGTGTGCAGTGCCGGAAAGGCTGACCTGGTCCGGTCGCTCGGCGCCACCGAGGTCGTCGACTACACGCGGACGGACGTCACCACGGGTGAGCGGAGGTTCGACGTCATCGTCGACATCGCCGGGCATCGGCCGCTGCGGCGGTTGCGGCGCGTGCTCAACCGGCACGGGCGGCTGGTCATCGTCGGCTCCGAGGGCGGCGGCCGGTGGATCCAGGGCATGGACCGGCAGCTGCGCGCCATCGCGCTGTCGCCGTTCGTCAGTCAGCACCTCGGCACGCTGATCTCGGCTGAGCGCTCGGAAGACCTGCGGCACCTGGCCGAGCTGATGGCCGCCGGCACCGTCGTACCCGCGGTCGACCGGACGTTCCCCTTGGCGGACCTTCCCGCGGCGATCCAGACCCTGCGGAACGGGCAGGTGCGCGGCAAGGTCGTCGTCGTGCCGTGA
- a CDS encoding glycoside hydrolase family 16 protein: MEQSRTRLDEFFAGSALDPGVWFPYYLPHWSSRVASAATWAVRDGELHLTIPRAQPLWCADLHPEPMRVSCVQTGSFSGPVGSTAGQLPFRDDLRVREAQPTLWGYTPHYGTVEVRMRGTVTERSMFAFWMSGIEDRPERSGEICVAEVFGSGVTPGAAQVGIGVHQFRDPMLMEEFRTVPLAIDVADFHTYGVDWRPGSVTFTVDGSEVRRVNQAPDYPMQLMIGVFDFPARAAGRGDSSVPELVVAHVRGRPLA, encoded by the coding sequence ATGGAGCAGTCGCGGACGCGACTCGACGAGTTCTTCGCCGGCAGCGCGCTCGATCCCGGCGTCTGGTTCCCGTACTACCTGCCGCACTGGAGCTCGCGGGTCGCCTCGGCAGCCACCTGGGCCGTGCGCGACGGAGAGCTGCACCTGACCATCCCGCGTGCCCAGCCGCTGTGGTGTGCCGACCTGCACCCGGAGCCGATGCGCGTCTCGTGCGTCCAGACCGGCAGCTTCTCCGGCCCGGTCGGCAGCACCGCCGGGCAGCTTCCGTTCCGTGATGATCTACGGGTCCGTGAGGCGCAGCCGACGCTGTGGGGCTACACGCCGCACTACGGCACGGTCGAGGTGCGCATGCGCGGCACCGTCACCGAGCGGTCGATGTTCGCGTTCTGGATGAGCGGCATCGAGGACCGGCCGGAGCGGTCCGGCGAGATCTGCGTGGCCGAGGTGTTCGGCTCCGGGGTGACTCCCGGAGCGGCTCAGGTGGGCATCGGGGTGCACCAGTTCCGTGACCCGATGCTGATGGAGGAGTTCCGCACCGTGCCACTGGCCATCGACGTCGCCGACTTCCACACGTACGGCGTCGACTGGCGGCCGGGATCGGTGACGTTCACCGTCGACGGATCGGAGGTGCGGCGGGTGAACCAGGCGCCGGACTACCCGATGCAGCTGATGATCGGCGTGTTCGACTTCCCGGCTCGCGCCGCGGGCCGTGGCGACTCCTCGGTGCCCGAGCTGGTCGTGGCGCACGTGCGCGGCCGGCCGCTCGCGTAG
- a CDS encoding winged helix-turn-helix transcriptional regulator produces the protein MGAPYHQFCPVAKAMELFDERWTLLVVRELVIGSEHFNELRRGLPRMSPTLLSRRLHQLVQAGIVERRVEAGDVRYVLTGAGRELRPVVEALGAWGIRWIGELGDHDLDPKLLLWDMHRNIDRDAVPAGRTVVGFRFPDAPAGARDWWLVITPDETDVCDEDPGHAATVTVVAGLRSMTEVWRGDIGWQEAVRSGGIRVAGPPRLCRALPQWFTLSGFAGVPRPPAVVAG, from the coding sequence ATGGGGGCGCCGTACCACCAGTTCTGCCCCGTGGCCAAGGCCATGGAACTCTTCGACGAGCGCTGGACGCTCCTCGTGGTGCGCGAGTTGGTCATCGGGTCGGAGCATTTCAACGAGTTGCGCCGCGGCCTGCCGCGCATGTCGCCGACGTTGCTGTCGCGGCGGTTGCACCAGCTGGTCCAGGCCGGCATCGTGGAGCGGCGGGTGGAGGCCGGCGACGTCCGGTACGTCCTCACCGGCGCCGGGCGCGAGCTGCGACCCGTCGTCGAGGCGCTGGGCGCCTGGGGCATCCGCTGGATCGGTGAGCTCGGTGACCATGACCTGGACCCCAAACTGCTGCTCTGGGACATGCACCGCAACATCGACCGCGACGCCGTGCCGGCCGGGCGGACGGTGGTCGGGTTCCGATTCCCGGATGCGCCGGCCGGCGCCCGCGACTGGTGGCTGGTCATCACGCCCGACGAGACCGACGTCTGTGACGAGGACCCCGGCCACGCCGCGACGGTCACCGTCGTCGCCGGCCTGCGCAGCATGACCGAGGTCTGGCGCGGCGACATCGGCTGGCAGGAAGCCGTCCGGTCGGGTGGGATCCGGGTCGCGGGACCGCCGCGACTGTGCCGCGCGCTGCCACAGTGGTTCACCTTGTCCGGCTTCGCCGGCGTACCACGGCCACCCGCCGTCGTCGCGGGGTAG
- a CDS encoding class I SAM-dependent methyltransferase, protein MTTHTDADRALKARHRQIWALGDYPAVATDLIPELGPVLVDACGVRSGDRVLDVAAGTGNAAVPAAQTGARVVASDLTPELLEIGRAAAERQGLTLEWDEADAEALPYRDGEFDVVLSCVGVMFTPHHHDAARELVRVCRPGGTIGLISWTPEGFIGQLFATMKPYLPSPPPGVQPPPLWGDEEHVRSLLGAEVTDVSVSRRTITVDRFERPEDFRDYFKATYGPVIAAYRGIEADPERVAALDDDLAALARRFDRGTDATVLDWEYLLVTARRAA, encoded by the coding sequence ATGACCACGCACACCGACGCCGATCGGGCTCTGAAGGCGCGACACCGCCAGATCTGGGCCCTGGGCGACTACCCGGCCGTCGCCACCGACCTGATCCCGGAGCTGGGGCCGGTCCTCGTCGACGCCTGCGGTGTCCGTTCCGGCGACAGGGTCCTGGACGTCGCCGCAGGCACCGGCAACGCCGCCGTGCCCGCGGCCCAGACCGGCGCCAGGGTGGTCGCCAGCGACCTGACGCCCGAACTGCTGGAGATCGGCCGGGCCGCGGCAGAGCGGCAGGGCCTGACCCTGGAGTGGGACGAGGCGGACGCCGAGGCACTTCCTTACCGTGACGGCGAGTTCGACGTGGTGCTTTCCTGCGTCGGAGTGATGTTCACACCCCACCACCACGACGCCGCCCGCGAGCTGGTCCGCGTCTGCCGGCCCGGCGGGACGATCGGGCTGATCAGCTGGACCCCGGAAGGGTTCATCGGGCAGCTGTTCGCGACGATGAAGCCGTATCTGCCGTCGCCCCCGCCCGGCGTCCAGCCGCCGCCGCTGTGGGGCGACGAGGAACACGTCCGGTCGCTGCTCGGCGCCGAGGTCACCGACGTCAGCGTGAGCCGCCGCACCATCACCGTCGACCGGTTCGAGCGGCCCGAGGACTTCCGCGACTACTTCAAGGCCACCTACGGGCCCGTCATCGCGGCCTACCGCGGCATCGAAGCCGACCCCGAGCGGGTGGCGGCGCTGGACGACGACCTCGCCGCACTCGCCCGCCGCTTCGACCGCGGCACCGACGCCACCGTGCTGGACTGGGAGTACCTGCTGGTCACGGCGCGGCGCGCCGCGTGA
- a CDS encoding ArsR family transcriptional regulator, which yields MTVADGVTGDQLVEMLAALANPIRLRIVATLAGGRDYVSHLAREIGVSRPLLHMHLQRLEAAGLVTGSLELSDDGKAMKYYEVTDFDLRLTASAVSRAVATLTSPDPNKGPSRKEQT from the coding sequence ATGACAGTGGCGGATGGCGTGACCGGTGACCAGCTGGTCGAGATGCTGGCCGCGCTGGCCAACCCGATCCGGCTGCGCATCGTCGCCACCCTGGCCGGTGGCCGCGACTATGTCAGCCACCTCGCTCGCGAGATCGGCGTCAGCCGTCCGCTGCTGCACATGCACCTGCAGCGTCTCGAAGCGGCCGGCCTCGTCACGGGCAGCCTCGAGCTGTCCGACGACGGCAAGGCCATGAAGTACTACGAGGTCACCGACTTCGACTTGCGTCTCACCGCATCGGCGGTCAGCCGCGCGGTAGCGACCCTCACCAGCCCGGACCCGAACAAGGGCCCGTCACGCAAGGAGCAGACCTGA